A window of the Juglans microcarpa x Juglans regia isolate MS1-56 chromosome 5D, Jm3101_v1.0, whole genome shotgun sequence genome harbors these coding sequences:
- the LOC121266019 gene encoding bifunctional riboflavin kinase/FMN phosphatase: MSLEKPLKKLASCVILDLDGTLLNTDALVSEILKGFLGKYGKQWDGREVHKMAGTTPFQAAAAVVEDYELPCTPSQFLSEINPFFSDKWSNIKALPGANRLIKHFSSHGVPLALASNSTRSNIESKISSHQGWKESFSVIIGGDEVASGKPSPEIFLEAAKRLNVDPSSCLVIEDSIPGITAGKAAGMEVVAVPSIPKQSHLYTLADVVINSLLDLQPENWGLPPFQDWIEGTLPIEPWYIGGPVIKGYGRGSKVLGIPTANLSTEGYSALLSEHPSGVYFGWAGLSTRGVFKMVMSIGWNPYFDNTEKTIEPWLLHDFAEDFYGEELHLVVIGYIRPEANFPSLEGLIAKIHEDRRVAEAALDLPPYSAYREDPYLKISVKKDSHL; the protein is encoded by the exons ATGTCGCTTGAAAAGCCGTTAAAGAAGTTAGCATCCTGTGTTATCCTTGATTTGGATGGAACCCTTCTTAACACAG ATGCGCTTGTaagtgagattttgaaaggCTTTTTGGGAAAGTATGGAAAGCAATGGGACGGGAGAGAAGTTCATAAAATGGCAGGAACAACGCCATTTCAGGCTGCAGCTGCTGTTGTGGAAGATTATGAGCTTCCTTGCACTCCAAGTCAATTTCTTTCAGAAATTAACCCATTTTTCTCTGATAA GTGGTCCAACATCAAAGCACTCCCTGGTGCCAATCGTTTAATTAAACATTTCAGCAGTCATGGGGTCCCATTGGCGTTAGCTTCAAACTCTACAAGGTCAAACATAGAAAGCAAAATATCTTCTCATCAAG GGTGGAAGGAATCCTTCTCTGTCATCATTGGTGGTGACGAAGTGGCATCTGGGAAGCCATCTCCTGAAAT ATTCCTTGAAGCAGCTAAAAGGCTAAATGTTGATCCTTCCAGCTGTCTAGTCATTGAAGATTCTAT ACCAGGCATTACGGCAGGTAAGGCTGCTGGAATGGAAGTGGTTGCTGTGCCGTCCATTCCTAAACAATCCCATCTTTACACGTTGGCAGATGTGGTGATCAATTCTCTGCTTGATTTGCAACCTGAAAATTGGGGCCTGCCTCCATTTCAAGACT GGATAGAGGGTACCTTACCAATAGAACCTTGGTACATTGGTGGCCCTGTAATAAAGGGATATGGCCGTGGCTCAAAGGTACTAGGAATTCCTACAG CAAATCTATCCACTGAAGGTTATTCAGCCCTCCTTTCAGAACACCCCTCTGGGGTATACTTTGGTTGGGCTGGACTATCAACCAGAGGTGTTTTTAAAATGGTTATGAGTATCGGTTGGAACCCATACTTTGACAACACGGAAAAGACTATA GAGCCATGGTTGCTGCATGATTTTGCTGAAGATTTCTACGGTGAGGAATTACATCTCGTCGTCATTGGTTACATACGACCTGAG GCCAATTTTCCATCCCTCGAGGGCCTGATAGCTAAGATTCACGAGGACAGGAGGGTTGCAGAGGCAGCTCTTGATCTTCCACCGTATTCAGCTTATCGGGAGGATccatatttgaaaatatcagTCAAGAAAGACAgtcatttataa
- the LOC121265788 gene encoding protein FAR1-RELATED SEQUENCE 5-like produces the protein MTQRSKREDDESVRYVTLGCARGGKARKRITNISKPRPTTKTDCKARINAILADGVLRITTICNAHNHGLSPQKARFFRCNRAIDDSVKRQLDINDKADIGMAKSFNALVVEAGGFEKLPFIEKDARNYIDKARHLRLGKGGADALRGYFERMQYKNDGFYSSMDLDDEGRLKNIFWADARSRAAYDYFGDIVTFDTTYLTNRYGMPFAPFVGVNHHGQSILLGAGLISSENTETFVWLFDTWLKCMDERAPKAIIIDQDRAMKNAIAIVFPNTRHRYCLWHIMRKLPEKLGSPAEFKCGLKSALQRCVYDSQTSDEFEKSWEVFINTYNLKENAWLQSLYSERMYWVPVYLKNTFWAGMSTTQRSESINAFFDGYVHSGTTLKEFVDQFDNALRKKVENEMAADFHSFNCTVPCISHLPVEKKFQAVYTNSKFKEV, from the coding sequence ATGACCCAAAGAAGTAAAAGGGAAGATGATGAGAGTGTTAGATATGTAACACTTGGGTGTGCTCGTGGCGGTAAGGCAAGGAAACGTATTACCAACATTTCTAAACCACGCCCGACAACGAAGACTGATTGTAAGGCGAGAATTAATGCAATTTTGGCTGATGGTGTCTTACGTATAACTACTATCTGCAATGCACATAACCATGGGTTAAGTCCACAAAAGGCAAGATTTTTTAGATGTAATCGAGCAATTGATGATTCTGTGAAGAGGCAGTTAGATATTAACGACAAGGCAGACATAGGTATGGCCAAAAGTTTTAACGCATTGGTTGTCGAGGCTGGTGGTTTTGAGAAACTTCCATTTATTGAAAAAGATGCAAGGAATTATATAGATAAGGCTCGACACCTTAGACTTGGCAAAGGAGGTGCTGATGCACTTCGTGGTTATTTTGAGAGGATGCAGTATAAGAATGATGGGTTTTACTCATCAATGGATTTGGATGATGAGGGtcgattaaaaaatatattttgggctGATGCACGCAGTAGAGCAGCATATGATTATTTTGGGGATATTGTgacatttgatacaacatacCTAACAAATAGATATGGCATGCCATTTGCTCCGTTTGTTGGTGTTAACCACCATGGACAGTCAATACTGCTGGGAGCAGGTTTGATATCAAGTGAAAATACTGAAacatttgtttggttatttgaCACTTGGTTGAAATGTATGGATGAGAGGGCGCCAAAAGCTATTATCATTGATCAAGACAGGgccatgaaaaatgctattgcAATAGTCTTTCCAAATACCCGGCATAGATACTGTTTGTGGCACATAATGAGAAAACTACCAGAGAAGTTGGGCTCACCTGCTGAATTTAAGTGTGGGTTGAAAAGTGCATTGCAGAGATGTGTTTATGATTCTCAAACTTCTGACGAGTTTGAGAAGTCTTGGGAGGTGTTTATTAATACTtacaatttgaaggaaaatgcaTGGCTTCAAAGTCTCTATAGTGAGCGAATGTATTGGGTTCCCGTATACctgaaaaatacattttgggcTGGGATGAGCACAACTCAGAGGAGTGAGAGCATAAATGCCTTTTTTGATGGATATGTACATTCAGGGACTACGTTGAAAGAATTCGTTGATCAATTCGACAATGCATTGAGGAAGAAAGTAGAGAATGAGATGGCAGCGGATTTCCACTCATTCAATTGCACAGTCCCTTGTATATCTCATTTACCCGTGGAGAAAAAATTTCAAGCTGTGTACAcgaattctaaatttaaagaaGTGTAG
- the LOC121265787 gene encoding protein FAR1-RELATED SEQUENCE 9-like, whose translation MGIIYSHCVVIKTEGAITTYQVNDQRVVEDDIKKSTLQAYFNEDECKAKCMCGLFEMRGIICRHILSIFAARDVQVLPENYDDLSGKPAASRYSGLIKLCYQVATNACENEDNSLDMTQKLKAMNDIYTKSKPQATVASTHASIDAETGSSKKVLSPRVVRGKGRPPSKRRQPTIEKLQTKNKKAGGKRQRKNPQSRMEDVLNPTESVVLHDTPEAVVSQLPGTQQSVISQVNFACPGPLDDL comes from the exons ATGGGGATTATCTACTCTCATTGTGTTGTCATAAAAACAGAAGGGGCAATTACCACGTATCAAGTTAATGACCAAAGGGTAGTTGAAGACGACATCAAGAAGTCAACTTTGCAGGCGTACTTCAATGAAGATGAGTGTAAGGCCAAGTGCATGTGTGGACtatttgagatgagagggattATATGTAGGCACattctttcaatttttgcaGCAAGGGATGTCCAAGTGTTGCCGGAAAA TTACGATGACTTGAGTGGTAAACCAGCTGCTAGTCGATACTCTGgtttgataaaattatgttaccAAGTAGCTACAAATGCATGTGAAAACGAAGATAATTCTCTGGACATGACACAGAAGTTGAAGGCAATGAATGACATTTACACTAAATCGAAGCCCCAGGCCACAGTTGCAAGCACTCATGCTTCCATTGATGCCGAAACTGGAAGTTCGAAGAAAGTGTTGAGCCCTCGTGTTGTTAGAGGCAAGGGCAGGCCCCCATCAAAGAGGAGACAACCTACAATAGAGAAGttacaaaccaaaaataaaaaagctggTGGCAAGCGACAAAGAAAGAAT CCCCAATCACGGATGGAAGACGTATTAAACCCCACAGAATCGGTAGTACTGCACGACACACCAGAAGCTGTTGTTTCGCAGTTGCCTGGTACACAACAAAGCGTTATTTCTCAG GTGAACTTCGCATGCCCTGGCCCTCTCGATGATTTATGA